A segment of the candidate division WOR-3 bacterium genome:
CTCCTGGAAAATTAAAAGTCAGATTGAAGAGTTTTTCCTATAAAAAGGGAATTCCGAGAGACTTAAGCGTTCACGGGGGCGGTTTTGTTTTCGACTGCAGGTCTTTGCCCAACCCCGGCAGGTTTCAGGAATTCCAAAATCTTACCGGCAAAGACGTCTTGGTCTCTTCTTTCCTGAAAAGAGAGAAAAAAGTCCGGAATTTTCTCGAATACGCCGAAAACATAATTAAATTGGCTGTCGATGATTTTTTGAGCAGGAAATTCGAACTGCTCGATATATATTTTGGCTGCACCGGAGGTGTCCACAGATCTGTTTTCTGCGCTGAAGAGCTGAAGCGCTCTCTGGAATCGAGAAGCTGCTTGGCGGTCGAATTGAACCATACAGAACTGGACGATTGATTGAAAGCGATGATTCTCGCCGCCGGTCTCGGCACAAGACTTGGAGAAATGACAAAAAACACCCCAAAAGCTCTCGTCGAAGTCAGAGGGGTTTCACTGATAGAAAATGTGGCGACAAAACTCGTCTCCCAGGGTTTTGGTGAAATTGTAGTCAATTTGCACCACTTTCCCGAGAAAATAATCTCTTTTCTCGAATCAAACCATTTTTTCGGAGCTGAAATGAAATTTTCTGTAGAGAAGGATTTCCCCCTCGGAACAGGTGGCGGAATTTTCTTTGCGGCAGAACTTTTAAAAGATTCCGAAACTTTCCTCGTCCACAATGTCGATGTCATATCAGACACAGACCTAAAATCGCTTTTTGATAGCCATTTAAGGTTAAAAAACGACGCGACTCTATCCGTCAAAAAGAGAGAGACCACAAGACCTCTTTTGTTCGAAAAAGGGGGAACTCTTCTGAGAAGGTTAACCGAAGGCGAAGAAATCAATTCCGAAAACAGCTATGTTTATGCCTTTTCAGGCATCCAGTGCATAAGCTCCTCCGTTTTAGAGAAAAAGCCTCCTTCCAGCGTTTTTTCCAT
Coding sequences within it:
- a CDS encoding NTP transferase domain-containing protein, with amino-acid sequence MKAMILAAGLGTRLGEMTKNTPKALVEVRGVSLIENVATKLVSQGFGEIVVNLHHFPEKIISFLESNHFFGAEMKFSVEKDFPLGTGGGIFFAAELLKDSETFLVHNVDVISDTDLKSLFDSHLRLKNDATLSVKKRETTRPLLFEKGGTLLRRLTEGEEINSENSYVYAFSGIQCISSSVLEKKPPSSVFSIIDFYLENKQSVKTGYSEDIGNYWFDAGKPEILRHLENNPPFKIP